A region of Rhodamnia argentea isolate NSW1041297 chromosome 9, ASM2092103v1, whole genome shotgun sequence DNA encodes the following proteins:
- the LOC115739766 gene encoding transcription factor bHLH112, with translation MSEDFEMGMRGENWWNPPRDYVLLSSSPCSMREPNDIEGRSFSNCSADMMEIIKIGRCSKELNDDDRSIAFQDDFMQTAHQIDCMMDSTSLHMMGFDLFSASSDWNLTALQSSGIDESSTVNSKLQEEDMASSTLDYNNNQEKEVMIDDSSHQIQTDYWRKSHCAPTCHVMSTDGSFTSYVYPSNSIQSSLEPEHHQHQPSLPLNNQQFSGLHFNNSARNESTFINSSLPAQFVHPTLEEEQPSCPKTSCEDVGDLGSPAKNIGVGPVFKRPRFETPSPLPTFKVRKEKLGDRVTALQQLVSPFGKTDTASVLHEAVEYIKFLHDQVSVLCSPYMGNEAPIEAPGKRKDDQLGLSKLDLRSRGLCLVPISSTFPVATSMMPQFWAPTLERNPT, from the exons ATGTCGGAAGATTTCGAGATGGGGATGCGTGGTGAGAACTGGTGGAATCCGCCAAGAGATTACGTGCTCCTCTCATCATCCCCGTGTTCGATGAGAGAGCCAAATGATATCGAGGGCAGAAGTTTCAGCAACTGTTCGGCGGATATGATGGAGATCATCAAGATTGGAAGGTGTAGTAAGGAACTGAATGATGATGATAGATCCATAGCTTTCCAAGATGATTTCATGCAAACAGCTCATCAAATAGATTGTATGATGGACTCCACAAGCTTGCATATGATGGGGTTTGATCTTTTTTCTGCATCATCTGATTGGAACCTTACTGCACT GCAATCCAGTGGAATTGATGAAAGCAGTACCGTTAATTCCAAGCTGCAAGAAGAAGACATGGCGAGTTCAACATTAGACTACAACAACAATCAAGAAAAGGAGGTGATGATTGATgattcttcacatcaaattcAGACTGATTACTGGCGGAAGAGTCATTGTGCACCCACTTGTCATGTTATGTCTACCGATGGGTCATTCACTTCTTATGTTTACCCTTCAAATTCAATCCAAAGTTCTTTAGAACCAGAACATCACCAGCATCAACCGTCATTACCCTTGAACAACCAG CAATTTAGTGGCTTGCACTTCAACAACTCAGCCCGGAATGAATCTACCTTTATCAATTCATCACTGCCTGCACAATTTGTTCATCCTACGCTGGAAGAGGAACAACCCAGTTGCCCGAAG ACCAGCTGTGAAGATGTAGGAGACTTGGGTTCCCCGGCGAAGAATATTGGCGTTGGACCTGTGTTTAAAAGGCCTCGATTCGAAACACCATCACCGTTACCCACATTCAAG GTGCGAAAAGAGAAGCTAGGGGACCGAGTGACCGCGCTCCAGCAACTAGTTTCGCCTTTTGGAAAG aCAGACACGGCATCAGTTCTCCATGAAGCCGTCGAGTATATCAAATTTTTACACGATCAAGTCAGT GTTTTGTGTTCTCCATACATGGGAAATGAAGCGCCAATTGAG GCTCCAGGAAAACGAAAAGACGATCAGCTAGGGCTTTCTAAACTAGACCTGAGAAGCAGAGGCCTATGTCTGGTGCCGATTTCCAGCACATTCCCGGTCGCAACCAGTATGATGCCGCAATTTTGGGCGCCGACCCTCGAGCGAAATCCCACTTAG